One bacterium genomic window carries:
- the sprA gene encoding cell surface protein SprA, with protein sequence MKKLPLSVRIYTLFSIFFLLLFCHPSYAQSDSSIVRIDSTGILDSLTSENESVQEAENYLTGLLSAFADQFGINGYMHHIVSETIIDEADLFENSSVTQSSFQLYPFSYSSAISLNPNNNFFLLRGPSIDFSQTQTLLPNYALNTEIDTAQNFYIFQDRYGRGKYTNSFKEETIVDREEYFRENFTNEIRSSFTKSVTNSLSKQEEKTGGAVRLFSATVTTNETFQKIFGGDEVAVDATGNINLSVSGASEKSSNQNQTTGKTTQFTPKFEQKQQFNLRGTIGRKVEILFDQDSEREFDFENNIKLTYTGFDDEILQKLEAGNIDLSLPGTEFVTTGGQNKGLFGVKALFKLANLNLTTIASLQRGEKTKLKFKGGSEQGTTIKRSSYEYAKAKFFFLDNSYRDNYESYQARYQHTYFPEKEIIAIKVFKASQNNQKVPGSIQGTALTNNGILADPNSVNLNFETLKQLDATAQSGWFLEMVKGAEYTYDSRLGIITMATPVQLGEILAVWFQTQDGNEIGNTDTTNLLLKMIWSNNPSPSHPTWNLELKNIYDFGAPGLSEEETRTLKIKFKPNGINNELTVVNDADNKSRGIMEILHIDEVGENSGGPDNIVDKDVIDFGRSYLIFPRLRPFDPGLNNLSGFLNEAYPSVIGTDSVRFANFYDLDRGGLSEQKNRTANQFSIELTTTKKTSTINLGFNVLEGSEEVILNGTSLQKDVDYVIDYFSGTIELLNQAALLPTADLEINYEQAQLFQIDKKSIFGARAEYNLSEHGFGQNSFIGTTALFQSQSTINKRVQLGEEPYNNFVWDVNTNLEFNAKYLTNFVNYIPLISSNQPSKINIRAEYAKILPNPNTSNGLIRQNENGVAYIDDFEAVKRTFPLGTTRRSWILSSTPAFKDSSMRGKFIWFQNQVKKQDLSQIDVNNSETTTILEVALKPQTKNPSLISESWGGIMKGFSISAAKELAETKFIELWIKNETNQKTRVTIDLGAISEDQNGNNELDKEIKSGLQIAIGDDEDIGLDNFSNVKEDSILRSLGIIPGSTNVTVDQQRIIDSLQIIYPWGVINASTEDPFGDDWNPFQAKLEGVDDIKKAISDGNIDQIKVNGIEKNVTGNEVDGITKFGDTEDLDGNGVIDLNNSFFRYSFSIDPNSSDTNLVIGKGKDPNWRLYRIPISRPDTAINNPSLQNIRNARLWVSPETNDASIISFQLAEMQFVSSEWTFPEENANGLVLPPSIPPINADDASKIVEISYANTEETSFYDKPRSVKNEYISGQAGNNRDRQVKEQSLSLKLNNLPSTASAVIVKNIQSSDLRNYGRMRMFVHGDTRGNLTLPVEDTQTNQSPIKFFFRFGGDKNNYFEIEQPLFADWAESKNSINIDFSDLSKKKFDASVSPDSLNTKTFDLGDGKILRIKGNPSIASIRQLYIGATNDGNSTPYTGEIWVNELRVSDVNDAPGYAAKAALVFNLADFASFSGLIQYRTSEFRTIDQRFDANSGNARNWNFSGGVNLHKFYIERWGINLPLTFNINHSQVDPKYVPNNDILVKDARKQNGLNLESLRNRAFVITDSLNYLNSIEGDTSYISRLEREQDSVGTQISIAETFDSRIRTINTSRGFSLSFSKSKNENNFWLLRYTIDNLTSNFNYTVSESKSPTVVNSKNTNWTSATAYNMGVKKRSLKVFKWMPLAETPFIGSIFKNIQETDFNYSLLTNLSTDFSLTSTRTETTERDAQGLPVKKPFFNSLTATRGYSLGISPWQSLNSTIAVKYQSDLRGLSSGQILKGITKGLNPFDGFDDFEYRTAIDTIKGKNDPDSLIFNRDYSTANSFNLSYSPTSFRFLTHTLTYTSTHSIVRQRPPQTRFNQASQLTRRIQLDMTYSIRNFISSVGESIEGSGKQKQPTGGQESGRRGRRDKFKSLSSGGSETQETQDSTQSENTFKKISRKFGSLTEKALNMINDVRFNTSFDNSVTLSGLDQRPDPSMTWFGYTTTPNSDFLHNLFSFNLDTIEQFNKNRIYQSQGLFTYQARKTLNYGFTYGFNFIYFTVDLRFDYTESRGIGTNNIETRTKTTSTLFPWLQSSPLPIFYDLTLRASNIGRWPIFNLMSGLTNNINFNFNYNSKKTMFFTEYKSDKPIGGIPGKEFVSNGRKFVTDNISTNKTFPQMGFDIMWKGGITQNITFTNTNIENTQQKSRQTTNSKSITSTLSYVKRGGFRLPLWFLKNKQLNNEIRISNTFAYNKRLSFNYNTTLEIPEKKKTDEATIWSLEPRVDYSFTSRLTGGMFFKYESNKSLIAGKITRVLAGININISIGT encoded by the coding sequence GTGAAAAAACTGCCTCTGTCGGTGAGAATTTATACTTTATTCTCGATCTTCTTTCTTCTTCTTTTTTGCCATCCATCATATGCTCAGAGCGATTCTTCTATTGTAAGAATTGATTCAACCGGAATTCTTGATTCTTTAACTTCTGAAAACGAATCTGTACAAGAAGCAGAAAACTACTTAACGGGGCTTTTGTCGGCTTTTGCCGACCAATTCGGCATTAACGGATACATGCATCATATTGTATCGGAAACGATTATTGACGAAGCCGATTTGTTCGAAAATTCGTCTGTAACTCAATCAAGCTTTCAATTGTATCCTTTCAGCTATTCTTCAGCCATTTCTTTAAATCCAAATAACAATTTCTTTCTGTTACGTGGCCCATCGATTGACTTCTCACAAACACAAACTTTATTGCCCAATTATGCTTTAAATACAGAAATCGATACCGCTCAGAATTTTTACATTTTCCAAGACCGGTATGGTAGAGGGAAATACACGAACTCTTTCAAAGAAGAAACCATAGTTGACCGAGAAGAATATTTCAGAGAAAATTTTACAAACGAAATTCGAAGTTCGTTTACAAAATCTGTAACAAACAGCTTATCAAAACAAGAGGAGAAAACAGGGGGCGCGGTCCGACTTTTTTCGGCTACAGTTACGACCAATGAAACATTTCAAAAAATATTTGGCGGCGATGAGGTTGCAGTCGATGCAACCGGAAACATCAACTTAAGCGTTTCAGGCGCAAGTGAAAAATCTTCAAACCAGAATCAAACTACGGGAAAAACAACTCAATTCACTCCTAAATTCGAACAAAAACAGCAGTTCAATCTGCGCGGTACAATTGGCCGAAAAGTAGAAATTCTTTTCGATCAAGACAGCGAACGTGAGTTCGATTTTGAAAACAATATCAAACTGACATACACAGGATTTGACGACGAAATCCTACAAAAACTTGAAGCGGGTAATATAGACCTTTCGCTCCCGGGAACAGAGTTCGTAACAACCGGCGGACAAAACAAAGGGTTGTTTGGAGTAAAAGCGCTTTTTAAATTGGCCAACCTTAATCTCACCACGATCGCCAGTTTACAACGCGGTGAAAAAACAAAACTCAAATTTAAGGGCGGCTCTGAGCAAGGTACAACCATCAAAAGATCTTCCTATGAATATGCTAAAGCCAAATTCTTTTTTCTTGACAACTCATACAGAGACAATTATGAAAGTTATCAGGCCCGTTATCAACATACTTACTTTCCTGAAAAAGAAATTATTGCAATAAAGGTTTTCAAAGCCTCTCAAAACAACCAAAAAGTTCCTGGTAGTATTCAAGGAACTGCTCTTACGAATAACGGAATTCTTGCCGACCCCAACAGTGTTAATCTTAATTTTGAAACGCTTAAGCAACTTGATGCTACAGCTCAATCCGGATGGTTTCTAGAAATGGTAAAAGGCGCTGAATATACTTATGACTCACGGCTTGGTATTATAACAATGGCAACACCGGTACAACTGGGAGAAATTTTAGCTGTTTGGTTTCAAACCCAAGACGGTAATGAAATTGGCAATACTGATACTACCAACTTACTTTTAAAAATGATTTGGTCAAATAATCCTAGTCCTTCACATCCAACATGGAATCTTGAACTTAAAAATATATATGATTTTGGAGCACCGGGTTTATCCGAAGAAGAGACTCGTACCCTTAAAATAAAATTCAAACCTAATGGAATTAATAATGAACTGACCGTCGTGAATGATGCCGACAATAAATCTCGAGGCATCATGGAAATCTTGCATATTGACGAAGTTGGAGAAAATTCCGGCGGACCAGATAATATAGTTGATAAGGACGTTATCGACTTTGGAAGAAGTTATTTAATCTTTCCTAGATTGCGACCTTTTGACCCGGGTTTAAATAATTTATCCGGATTTTTAAACGAAGCATATCCTTCAGTTATTGGAACCGATTCAGTAAGATTCGCCAACTTTTATGATCTTGATCGAGGCGGCCTAAGCGAGCAAAAAAACAGAACCGCAAATCAATTTTCAATAGAACTAACGACTACAAAAAAAACAAGCACTATCAACTTGGGATTTAATGTGCTTGAAGGCAGTGAAGAAGTAATCCTCAATGGTACATCTTTACAAAAAGACGTGGATTATGTAATAGACTATTTTTCTGGAACGATTGAATTACTTAATCAGGCCGCTTTGCTACCAACTGCCGATCTTGAAATTAACTATGAGCAAGCACAGCTTTTTCAGATTGATAAAAAATCTATTTTTGGGGCTCGTGCAGAGTACAATTTATCGGAGCACGGTTTTGGGCAGAATTCATTTATTGGGACGACAGCATTATTTCAAAGCCAGTCAACAATCAACAAGCGAGTTCAATTAGGTGAAGAGCCATACAATAATTTTGTCTGGGATGTTAATACTAATCTTGAGTTCAACGCAAAATACCTGACAAATTTTGTAAACTATATCCCATTAATTTCCTCGAATCAACCATCGAAAATTAATATTCGTGCAGAATATGCAAAAATACTTCCAAATCCCAATACCAGCAATGGTCTTATTCGACAAAACGAAAACGGTGTTGCCTATATAGACGATTTTGAAGCTGTCAAAAGAACATTCCCGCTAGGAACGACCCGACGATCATGGATTTTATCCAGCACGCCAGCGTTCAAAGATTCTTCTATGCGAGGCAAATTCATATGGTTTCAAAATCAAGTTAAGAAACAAGACTTAAGCCAAATCGATGTAAACAATAGTGAAACAACAACCATTTTAGAAGTTGCGCTTAAACCCCAAACAAAAAATCCTTCTCTAATTTCAGAGTCATGGGGTGGTATTATGAAAGGTTTTTCTATTTCAGCCGCAAAAGAGCTTGCAGAAACCAAATTTATTGAACTTTGGATCAAAAATGAGACCAATCAAAAAACCAGAGTTACAATTGATCTGGGTGCAATTTCAGAAGACCAGAATGGAAACAATGAATTAGATAAGGAAATTAAATCCGGCCTTCAAATTGCTATCGGCGATGACGAAGACATTGGATTGGATAATTTTTCAAATGTAAAAGAAGATAGCATTTTGAGAAGTTTAGGTATTATTCCCGGTTCAACAAATGTAACCGTGGATCAACAACGAATTATTGATAGCCTACAAATTATCTATCCATGGGGTGTTATAAATGCTTCAACTGAAGATCCTTTCGGCGACGATTGGAATCCGTTTCAAGCAAAATTGGAAGGCGTTGATGATATCAAAAAAGCGATTAGCGATGGCAATATTGATCAAATAAAAGTAAATGGTATCGAAAAAAACGTGACCGGCAATGAAGTAGATGGTATTACAAAATTTGGTGATACAGAAGATCTGGACGGTAATGGTGTCATCGATCTGAACAATTCATTTTTTAGGTATTCTTTCTCAATAGATCCTAACAGTTCTGACACTAATTTAGTTATTGGAAAAGGTAAAGATCCTAATTGGCGTCTCTACAGAATTCCAATTTCAAGACCGGATACCGCTATAAACAATCCCAGTTTGCAAAATATCAGGAACGCACGATTGTGGGTATCTCCTGAAACAAATGACGCTTCGATTATTTCTTTTCAACTGGCCGAAATGCAATTTGTAAGTAGTGAATGGACCTTTCCTGAAGAAAATGCCAATGGACTTGTTCTGCCTCCGAGTATACCACCTATAAATGCTGATGATGCATCTAAAATTGTCGAAATTTCTTATGCAAATACAGAAGAAACTTCTTTTTATGATAAACCCCGTAGTGTTAAAAATGAATATATATCAGGACAGGCTGGTAATAACCGCGACAGGCAAGTCAAAGAACAGTCTTTGTCTCTTAAACTCAATAATTTGCCATCTACTGCATCGGCTGTAATTGTTAAAAACATACAATCATCGGATTTGCGTAATTATGGACGAATGCGCATGTTTGTTCATGGTGACACTCGTGGTAATCTTACATTACCCGTCGAAGATACTCAGACTAACCAAAGTCCTATAAAATTCTTCTTCCGTTTTGGAGGCGACAAAAATAATTATTTCGAAATTGAACAACCTTTATTTGCCGATTGGGCCGAAAGCAAAAATTCAATCAATATCGATTTTTCAGATTTATCCAAAAAGAAATTTGATGCCTCGGTTTCTCCGGATTCTTTAAACACAAAAACATTTGATTTAGGTGATGGAAAAATCCTCCGCATCAAAGGTAATCCATCAATAGCCTCTATCAGACAATTATATATAGGAGCGACTAACGATGGAAATTCGACACCTTACACTGGTGAAATTTGGGTAAATGAGCTTCGCGTATCGGATGTCAATGACGCTCCTGGATATGCCGCTAAAGCCGCATTGGTTTTTAATTTAGCGGACTTTGCTTCATTTAGCGGATTAATACAATATCGAACTTCAGAATTTCGAACTATTGATCAGCGATTTGATGCAAATTCAGGAAATGCACGAAATTGGAATTTTAGTGGAGGTGTCAATCTTCATAAATTTTACATCGAACGCTGGGGAATCAATTTACCACTCACTTTCAACATTAATCATAGCCAAGTTGATCCAAAATACGTACCTAATAACGATATTCTCGTTAAAGATGCCAGAAAACAAAACGGATTGAATTTAGAATCTCTGCGGAATCGCGCATTTGTAATTACAGATAGCTTAAACTATTTAAACTCCATTGAAGGCGATACTAGTTATATTAGCCGACTTGAACGTGAACAAGATAGTGTCGGCACTCAGATTTCGATCGCAGAAACTTTCGATTCTCGAATACGCACTATCAATACATCTCGTGGTTTCAGTCTGAGTTTCTCAAAATCAAAAAATGAAAACAATTTTTGGTTGCTTCGATATACCATAGACAATCTAACATCCAACTTCAATTATACGGTTTCTGAGTCGAAATCTCCCACCGTTGTCAACAGCAAAAATACTAATTGGACGAGTGCGACAGCTTACAATATGGGAGTCAAGAAACGATCGTTAAAAGTTTTCAAATGGATGCCTTTGGCTGAGACTCCATTCATTGGCTCAATTTTTAAAAATATTCAAGAAACAGACTTCAATTACAGTTTGCTAACCAATTTATCGACTGATTTTTCTTTGACATCTACTCGAACAGAAACTACTGAACGCGACGCGCAAGGTTTACCTGTCAAAAAACCTTTCTTTAACTCCTTGACGGCCACTCGAGGTTACTCCTTAGGAATAAGCCCTTGGCAATCTTTGAACTCAACGATCGCCGTCAAATATCAGTCAGACCTACGTGGCCTGTCTTCCGGACAAATTCTAAAAGGCATAACAAAAGGACTTAACCCATTTGACGGCTTCGATGATTTTGAATATCGGACAGCCATTGATACAATAAAAGGAAAAAATGATCCTGATTCTTTGATTTTTAATCGAGATTATTCAACAGCAAATTCTTTTAATCTCTCTTACTCTCCGACATCATTTCGATTCCTAACTCATACTCTTACCTACACTTCGACGCATTCGATTGTCCGCCAGCGGCCACCGCAAACACGATTTAATCAAGCTTCTCAATTAACGCGACGAATACAATTGGATATGACCTATAGTATTCGAAATTTCATATCATCTGTGGGTGAATCGATTGAAGGAAGTGGTAAACAAAAGCAGCCAACTGGTGGGCAGGAAAGTGGGCGTCGCGGAAGAAGAGACAAATTCAAAAGCTTAAGCTCGGGGGGCTCTGAAACACAAGAAACGCAAGATTCTACTCAATCAGAAAATACTTTCAAGAAAATCTCCCGAAAGTTCGGGTCTTTGACCGAAAAGGCATTGAACATGATTAATGATGTTCGTTTCAACACATCGTTTGATAATTCGGTTACCTTGAGTGGACTTGATCAACGCCCCGACCCATCAATGACGTGGTTCGGCTATACTACAACACCCAATAGCGATTTTCTTCATAATCTTTTTAGTTTCAACCTTGATACAATAGAACAATTTAATAAAAACAGAATTTATCAAAGCCAAGGACTCTTTACTTACCAGGCCCGCAAAACATTAAATTATGGATTTACGTACGGTTTCAATTTTATTTATTTCACTGTAGATCTTCGATTTGATTATACGGAAAGCCGTGGAATTGGTACTAACAATATTGAGACGCGAACAAAAACAACTTCGACGTTATTTCCGTGGCTACAGTCGTCTCCTTTACCAATATTTTATGATCTTACACTTCGAGCGTCGAATATTGGTCGTTGGCCGATCTTTAATCTTATGAGCGGTCTCACAAACAATATTAATTTCAACTTCAACTATAATTCGAAAAAGACTATGTTTTTTACTGAATATAAAAGCGATAAGCCAATAGGAGGAATTCCAGGTAAAGAATTTGTAAGTAATGGTAGAAAATTTGTTACAGACAACATAAGCACCAACAAAACTTTTCCGCAAATGGGTTTTGATATTATGTGGAAAGGCGGAATTACGCAGAATATTACTTTTACCAACACAAACATCGAAAATACACAACAAAAATCTAGGCAGACGACCAATTCCAAGTCTATAACCTCTACATTATCTTATGTCAAACGTGGCGGATTCCGTTTGCCATTGTGGTTTTTGAAAAATAAACAACTCAACAACGAAATACGGATTTCAAACACTTTTGCATACAATAAGAGACTTTCTTTTAACTACAACACAACTTTAGAAATTCCTGAAAAGAAAAAGACCGATGAAGCCACTATTTGGTCGCTTGAACCTAGAGTAGACTATTCATTCACCAGTCGACTGACGGGTGGAATGTTTTTCAAATACGAAAGCAATAAGAGTCTAATTGCGGGAAAAATCACTCGTGTCTTGGCTGGTATAAATATTAACATTTCAATTGGAACATGA
- the rsmG gene encoding 16S rRNA (guanine(527)-N(7))-methyltransferase RsmG produces MVNYIDFKFNDFFQTIDNYILKTTPQQKEQFELYLEFLLEENKKFNLISRNEKNILERHFLNSALIAHLLKFSPTDKIIDIGSGAGFPGIILKILFPQSHFFLVDSITKKTNFLNDLVSKLNLKKIEIVNKRVENLSKDFLNEFDFVTARAVARLDKLLFLSEPLINQSGTLVFLKGKSFQEELDLFHKKSKDYKLNVYPLEKLPFSYGGDGVIITIQHL; encoded by the coding sequence ATGGTTAATTATATTGATTTTAAATTCAATGACTTTTTTCAAACAATTGATAATTATATTCTTAAAACTACTCCTCAACAAAAAGAACAGTTTGAGTTGTATCTTGAATTTTTGTTGGAAGAAAATAAGAAATTTAATCTTATTTCCCGTAATGAAAAAAATATTCTGGAAAGGCATTTTCTAAATTCAGCTCTCATCGCTCATCTTTTAAAATTTTCCCCAACTGATAAAATTATTGATATAGGTTCGGGCGCCGGATTTCCTGGAATTATTTTAAAAATTTTATTTCCTCAATCTCATTTTTTTCTAGTCGATTCCATTACAAAAAAAACTAATTTTTTAAATGACCTCGTTTCAAAACTTAATTTAAAAAAGATAGAGATCGTTAATAAGAGAGTTGAAAATCTTTCAAAAGATTTTCTTAATGAATTTGATTTTGTTACAGCGCGGGCAGTTGCACGGTTAGATAAACTTCTTTTCTTATCCGAACCTTTAATCAACCAAAGCGGAACTTTGGTGTTTTTAAAGGGAAAGAGTTTTCAGGAAGAGCTCGATTTATTTCATAAGAAGAGTAAGGATTACAAACTTAACGTTTATCCTCTGGAGAAGCTTCCTTTTTCATATGGAGGAGATGGGGTTATTATTACAATCCAGCATTTATAA
- the mnmG gene encoding tRNA uridine-5-carboxymethylaminomethyl(34) synthesis enzyme MnmG, with protein MSLYDVVIVGGGHAGYEAALATSRMGCSTLLISMESSKIGTLSCNPAVGGTAKGHLVKEIDALGGEMGFITDQVGIQFRILNLSRGPAVWSPRAQVDRAGYPKAIQASLKKQKHLEIREANVVEVIVDHYRIKGVKTSDGEIINCKAAILTCGTFLNGIIHIGLKNISAGRFGENPALGITESLIRLGFESGRLKTGTPPRIHKDTIDFSVCQPQYGDNPPEPFSYRTDSIKNPQIPCHLTYTNKTTHEILKSGFEQSPMFTGRIKGIGPRYCPSIEDKINRFSDKERHQIFLEPEGYDSIEYYVNGFSTSLPAEVQEQAIRTIPGLENVKVLRPGYAVEYDFFPPFQINLNMETKSVEGLFFAGQINGTSGYEEAGAQGLMAGINAALKIKNDEPFILKRNEAYIGVLIDDLVNKSTLEPYRIFTSLAEYRLLLRYDNADLRLTEYGNKLGLVGDVQYDSYKKKVSCINKIHQWISNQTVEPATVNPFLEEQSSSIIENPEPLIKILKRPEITLKDLYKGSKIFADDILEDLNYRDTLREVDTSIKYDGYLKRQKEQVDKFIRLEEKKIPKHFDYKAIKSLSAEAKEKLSKIKPDNIGQAGRISGISPADLSLLLVYLEKGNRGNQNAKTQI; from the coding sequence ATGAGTTTATACGACGTTGTAATAGTAGGTGGAGGGCATGCCGGATACGAGGCCGCCTTAGCTACATCAAGAATGGGATGTTCGACTCTCCTGATATCTATGGAATCATCAAAGATCGGGACACTTTCATGTAATCCTGCGGTTGGAGGTACGGCCAAGGGGCACTTGGTAAAAGAAATCGACGCTTTAGGCGGCGAAATGGGTTTCATAACTGATCAAGTTGGAATCCAGTTTAGAATTCTCAATTTATCGCGTGGGCCTGCAGTATGGTCACCCAGAGCACAGGTCGATCGCGCAGGTTACCCTAAAGCAATTCAAGCAAGTTTAAAAAAACAAAAACACCTAGAAATCAGGGAAGCAAACGTTGTAGAGGTTATTGTCGATCATTATCGAATTAAAGGTGTCAAAACTTCTGACGGCGAAATTATAAATTGCAAAGCCGCTATCTTGACTTGTGGAACTTTTTTAAATGGAATTATTCATATCGGACTTAAAAATATAAGTGCTGGAAGGTTTGGTGAAAATCCTGCTTTGGGAATCACCGAGTCACTTATAAGGTTAGGATTTGAAAGTGGACGCTTAAAAACCGGAACTCCTCCGCGAATTCACAAAGACACGATTGATTTTTCAGTTTGTCAGCCACAGTATGGTGATAATCCTCCTGAACCTTTTTCATATCGAACCGATTCTATAAAAAATCCACAAATCCCTTGTCATTTGACATACACAAATAAAACAACCCACGAAATTCTTAAATCGGGTTTTGAGCAATCACCAATGTTTACCGGTAGAATCAAAGGCATTGGACCTCGCTACTGCCCTTCTATTGAGGATAAAATTAATCGCTTTTCAGATAAAGAACGTCACCAAATTTTTTTAGAACCTGAAGGCTATGACTCGATTGAATATTATGTTAACGGTTTTTCAACAAGTTTACCTGCAGAGGTTCAGGAACAAGCAATTCGAACTATTCCCGGACTTGAAAATGTAAAAGTATTACGTCCTGGATATGCAGTTGAATACGATTTTTTCCCTCCTTTTCAAATCAATTTGAATATGGAAACAAAGTCTGTAGAAGGTTTGTTTTTCGCCGGACAAATCAATGGAACTTCAGGATACGAAGAAGCTGGGGCACAAGGTTTAATGGCTGGAATTAACGCGGCACTGAAAATTAAAAATGATGAACCGTTTATTTTAAAAAGAAATGAAGCCTATATTGGTGTTCTGATTGATGACCTTGTAAATAAAAGTACTTTGGAACCATATCGTATTTTTACCTCGTTAGCAGAGTACCGGCTACTATTACGTTATGATAACGCTGATCTGCGACTAACCGAATATGGCAATAAGTTGGGGTTAGTCGGCGATGTTCAATATGATTCTTACAAGAAAAAAGTAAGTTGTATAAATAAAATTCATCAATGGATCTCTAATCAAACTGTCGAGCCTGCCACCGTAAATCCGTTTCTAGAAGAACAGTCATCAAGTATAATTGAAAACCCGGAGCCATTGATAAAAATATTAAAGCGACCTGAAATTACTCTCAAGGATCTTTATAAAGGTTCGAAGATTTTTGCAGATGATATTCTTGAAGATTTGAACTATCGTGACACGCTTCGTGAAGTAGATACATCAATTAAGTACGATGGATACTTAAAACGTCAAAAAGAACAAGTTGACAAATTCATTAGACTTGAAGAAAAGAAAATCCCAAAACATTTCGATTATAAAGCTATCAAATCTTTGTCTGCCGAAGCAAAAGAAAAACTTTCAAAAATAAAACCCGATAATATCGGCCAAGCAGGCCGCATATCTGGTATAAGTCCAGCCGATTTGTCTTTACTTTTGGTATATTTAGAAAAAGGAAATCGCGGCAATCAAAATGCAAAAACGCAGATTTAG
- the mnmE gene encoding tRNA uridine-5-carboxymethylaminomethyl(34) synthesis GTPase MnmE, which translates to MILTDTIAAIATPIGIGGISVIRISGKNAVEVADKLFSSNIRLKNVNSHTLHYGQLTDPFSNETIDNVLVSVMLEPKTYTGLDTVEINCHGGILNTQKILDLILKNGARLAEPGEFTKIAFLNGKLDLSQVEAVGDLISAKTEGARRSSAAQFMGNLSTEIKILREELIKLCSLLELDLDFAEENLLDIKTDSVVNKIETIESRISELLSTYNFGQIIRNGAKVAIIGKPNVGKSSLLNSLLLRSRALVSDVPGTTRDYIEETIDINGIPFTLIDTAGIRHSTDNIENEGIQLTNEILANSDLILLIFDISTKLDENDFTIINRVKEECSKYKNLHTVFIANKIDRPQISMQQLKAFANSEIIEISAKDKIGITNLKDHITKIFSNNIGFDSPVISRQRHKIALEESLQSIRLAKDTVMKRMSFEFASIDVHNAISHLGEIIGEIKSNDVLNNIFSNFCIGK; encoded by the coding sequence ATGATTTTGACCGACACAATTGCTGCTATAGCGACGCCCATAGGTATAGGAGGAATTAGTGTTATTCGCATTTCAGGTAAGAATGCAGTTGAGGTAGCTGATAAATTATTCTCTTCTAATATCCGCTTAAAGAACGTCAATTCCCATACCCTCCATTATGGGCAATTAACGGATCCGTTTTCTAACGAAACAATCGACAATGTTTTAGTTTCAGTTATGCTTGAACCTAAGACGTATACCGGATTAGACACTGTTGAGATTAATTGTCATGGCGGAATATTAAATACTCAAAAAATTCTCGATTTGATTCTGAAAAATGGTGCTAGGCTTGCTGAACCGGGTGAGTTTACCAAAATAGCTTTTTTGAATGGTAAATTGGATCTATCACAAGTTGAAGCGGTTGGCGATTTAATAAGCGCTAAAACTGAAGGAGCACGACGTTCCTCAGCCGCACAATTCATGGGCAATCTTTCCACTGAAATAAAAATTCTCCGTGAAGAATTAATAAAATTATGTTCTTTATTGGAACTCGATTTAGATTTTGCTGAAGAGAACTTGCTTGATATTAAAACCGATTCTGTCGTTAACAAGATAGAAACTATCGAGTCTAGAATATCGGAATTGCTTTCCACTTATAATTTTGGTCAAATAATTCGTAACGGAGCAAAAGTTGCTATAATTGGAAAGCCGAATGTAGGAAAATCGAGTCTTCTCAATTCATTGCTATTACGAAGTAGGGCCTTGGTTAGTGATGTTCCTGGGACTACCAGGGATTATATTGAAGAAACAATCGATATTAACGGGATACCATTCACATTAATTGATACGGCTGGAATACGGCATTCAACAGACAATATTGAAAACGAAGGTATCCAACTCACAAATGAAATATTGGCAAATAGTGACCTGATCCTTCTTATATTTGATATTTCAACTAAACTTGATGAAAACGATTTTACAATCATCAATAGAGTAAAAGAAGAATGTTCCAAATATAAAAACTTACATACCGTATTCATAGCAAACAAAATTGACCGTCCTCAAATTTCAATGCAACAACTTAAGGCCTTTGCTAATTCCGAAATTATAGAAATATCTGCAAAAGATAAAATCGGAATCACTAATCTGAAAGATCATATAACAAAAATTTTTAGCAACAATATTGGTTTTGATTCACCGGTTATTTCAAGACAAAGACACAAAATTGCTTTGGAAGAAAGTTTACAAAGTATCCGGCTAGCTAAAGATACTGTTATGAAAAGAATGTCATTTGAGTTTGCTTCAATTGACGTTCATAACGCTATTTCTCATCTCGGAGAAATTATTGGTGAAATTAAAAGTAATGATGTTTTAAATAACATTTTTTCTAATTTCTGTATTGGCAAATAA